In Paenibacillus sp. G2S3, a single window of DNA contains:
- a CDS encoding aminotransferase class I/II-fold pyridoxal phosphate-dependent enzyme has protein sequence MHNEWITPRVREIAPSGIRAFFDLSTGNQDIISLGVGEPDFVTPEHVRAACIRALNNGETMYTPNSGLLELREEIASYLHTSFNLRYEPTNEIMVTVGSSEAVDLALRAFITPGDEIIVPSPSYIAYSPITHLNGGVTVEVESSAEQGFKLTAEALRQVITPRSKILMVNFPTNPTGAVMTYEDWLPIAQIVKDNNLLVISDEIYAELTYDSQHVSIASLPGMMERTIVISGFSKAFAMTGWRVGYACGDQELIAAMLKIHQYTAMCAPILGQIAAIESLRNGMEHKEHMKQCFDERRKLLVSGFRSIGLPCHEPEGAFYAFPSIANTGLKSEDFALQLLKEVGIAAVPGHVFGAGGEGFIRCSYAASLQKLTEALERIEGFMKVKL, from the coding sequence ATGCATAATGAATGGATTACTCCGCGTGTACGGGAGATTGCTCCCTCGGGGATTCGGGCTTTTTTTGACCTAAGTACAGGGAATCAGGATATTATATCGCTTGGTGTAGGCGAGCCTGATTTCGTTACACCGGAGCATGTAAGAGCTGCCTGTATTCGTGCTTTGAATAATGGGGAGACGATGTATACACCAAATTCCGGCTTGTTGGAGCTTAGAGAAGAGATCGCCTCTTATCTGCACACAAGCTTCAATCTCCGCTATGAGCCAACTAACGAGATTATGGTTACAGTGGGGAGCAGTGAAGCCGTGGATTTGGCTCTGCGGGCCTTTATTACACCCGGGGATGAGATTATCGTCCCTTCTCCGAGCTATATTGCATATTCGCCGATTACTCATTTGAACGGTGGGGTTACGGTAGAAGTTGAATCTTCAGCTGAGCAGGGTTTTAAGCTTACTGCTGAAGCGTTGCGGCAGGTGATTACTCCGCGTTCCAAGATTCTTATGGTTAATTTTCCGACTAATCCTACAGGAGCAGTAATGACTTATGAGGATTGGCTTCCGATTGCACAAATTGTAAAAGACAATAACTTACTTGTCATTTCAGATGAAATTTATGCCGAGCTTACTTATGATAGTCAGCATGTCAGCATTGCTTCTCTTCCAGGTATGATGGAGCGAACCATTGTTATCAGCGGCTTCTCCAAAGCTTTTGCGATGACTGGCTGGAGAGTAGGTTATGCTTGTGGTGATCAGGAATTAATTGCAGCGATGCTCAAAATCCATCAGTACACTGCGATGTGTGCTCCGATACTAGGTCAAATTGCTGCTATAGAATCACTGCGGAACGGTATGGAGCATAAGGAGCACATGAAACAATGCTTTGATGAGCGAAGAAAGCTGCTGGTTAGTGGATTTCGATCCATCGGATTGCCTTGCCACGAACCGGAGGGTGCATTTTATGCCTTTCCATCCATCGCTAATACCGGATTGAAATCAGAGGACTTCGCTTTGCAGCTGCTTAAGGAGGTTGGTATAGCTGCGGTTCCGGGGCATGTATTTGGAGCGGGTGGAGAGGGCTTTATTCGCTGCTCTTATGCAGCATCCCTACAAAAATTGACGGAAGCGTTGGAGAGAATCGAAGGTTTTATGAAAGTGAAGTTGTAA
- the cobS gene encoding adenosylcobinamide-GDP ribazoletransferase — MRERRDAAAAAFQFLSRFPVKSDPGFSPELLRRSVLFYPVVGAAIGLCVAAGAALTGWILPAWPAAVITLILWVGLTGGLHLDGWMDSADGLLSYRPRERILEIMKDSRVGAMGVLACVLLLLLKASLVAALIEGYAYYELPLLLLPAIWSRWYMVRAMLRYPIARGNEGLAASFAGLAPSHERRALAIAALLSLAAAAAPLALGAGLAAWPLHLAAALLLPAAALASGTVAARRISSRLGGLTGDVYGALNELLEAVLLLVLVLLQHNFM; from the coding sequence ATGAGGGAACGCAGGGATGCTGCCGCAGCTGCCTTTCAGTTTTTGTCTCGGTTTCCTGTAAAGAGTGATCCCGGATTTTCTCCAGAGCTGCTGCGCCGAAGTGTGCTGTTCTATCCCGTGGTGGGTGCAGCTATCGGATTGTGCGTAGCTGCTGGAGCAGCTTTGACGGGTTGGATTTTACCAGCTTGGCCAGCAGCTGTTATTACCCTCATTTTATGGGTAGGCCTTACTGGCGGCCTGCATCTTGATGGCTGGATGGACAGCGCGGATGGACTGCTTAGCTACCGACCGAGGGAACGAATACTGGAGATTATGAAGGACAGCCGTGTGGGCGCGATGGGTGTGCTCGCCTGCGTGCTTCTCTTGCTGTTAAAGGCCTCTTTAGTGGCAGCATTAATCGAAGGCTATGCCTATTACGAGCTGCCACTGCTCTTGCTGCCAGCGATCTGGAGCCGCTGGTATATGGTGCGGGCAATGTTGCGTTATCCCATTGCCCGCGGGAACGAGGGGCTGGCCGCGAGCTTCGCCGGCCTAGCTCCCTCGCATGAGCGGCGCGCGCTGGCGATAGCCGCGCTGCTCTCGCTAGCCGCAGCCGCTGCGCCTCTGGCGCTCGGCGCGGGCTTAGCCGCGTGGCCGCTGCATCTGGCGGCAGCGTTACTGCTACCGGCTGCGGCCTTGGCCAGCGGCACCGTGGCTGCGCGGCGGATTAGCAGCCGGCTCGGCGGGCTCACCGGCGATGTGTACGGCGCGCTGAACGAGCTGCTAGAGGCTGTGCTGCTACTAGTGTTAGTGTTGCTCCAGCACAATTTCATGTGA
- the cobT gene encoding nicotinate-nucleotide--dimethylbenzimidazole phosphoribosyltransferase: MISSIQEVIKRITPADEQSFLKAEHRLNILTKPPGSLGQLETLAVKLAGISGTEQPSFTKRTVVVMAADHGVCCEGVSAFPQEVTMQMAYNFLSGGAAVNVLARQAGAEVKFVDIGVNGDLSHEDLIDRKVRRGTDNIAVGPAMNREEAMSAVLVGIRIAQEAIENGTEIFITGEMGIGNTTASAAILCALKGISPEVAVGRGTGIDDERLLHKIAVVERALKVNQPNPADPLDVLSKVGGLEIAGLTGLILGAAAARVPVILDGFISGAAALVAKTLAPESIAYMIGSHLSGEQGHKLMLEQLGLEPLFNLGLRLGEGTGGVLSLHLIEAICLILSEMATFESAGISGAGKQ; encoded by the coding sequence ATGATTTCATCTATTCAAGAAGTAATTAAACGAATCACACCAGCGGATGAACAGTCTTTCCTAAAGGCGGAGCACCGTTTGAACATTCTAACCAAACCACCGGGCAGCCTGGGACAATTGGAGACGCTGGCCGTTAAGCTCGCTGGAATTTCGGGTACGGAGCAGCCTAGTTTCACCAAACGAACCGTAGTTGTGATGGCTGCCGATCACGGTGTATGCTGCGAGGGAGTTAGCGCATTTCCACAGGAAGTCACCATGCAGATGGCCTATAATTTTCTCAGCGGAGGAGCGGCTGTGAATGTACTGGCACGTCAAGCTGGGGCTGAGGTGAAGTTCGTTGATATCGGTGTTAACGGCGATCTTAGTCATGAGGATCTGATTGATCGTAAAGTGCGCCGAGGAACGGATAATATAGCCGTGGGACCTGCGATGAATCGTGAAGAAGCGATGAGTGCTGTGCTTGTAGGTATAAGAATCGCACAAGAAGCGATTGAGAACGGGACGGAGATTTTTATTACAGGTGAAATGGGCATAGGCAATACAACGGCTAGTGCAGCCATTCTGTGTGCTTTAAAAGGAATATCGCCTGAAGTAGCAGTCGGACGAGGAACGGGAATAGATGATGAACGTTTACTACATAAAATTGCAGTTGTGGAACGTGCTTTAAAGGTGAATCAACCGAATCCGGCAGATCCACTGGATGTATTGTCTAAAGTAGGGGGACTGGAAATCGCCGGTTTGACCGGTCTGATTCTTGGCGCAGCCGCTGCCAGGGTACCTGTCATTCTGGATGGTTTTATTTCGGGTGCGGCAGCTCTTGTGGCGAAGACACTTGCGCCAGAATCCATTGCCTATATGATAGGCTCCCATTTATCAGGAGAACAAGGACATAAGCTGATGCTGGAGCAGCTTGGGCTTGAGCCGTTGTTTAACCTGGGTCTTCGTTTGGGCGAAGGAACTGGAGGCGTATTGTCCCTTCATTTAATTGAGGCGATATGCCTCATTTTGAGCGAAATGGCCACCTTTGAAAGTGCAGGCATCTCTGGAGCTGGGAAACAATGA
- a CDS encoding YnfA family protein: MVAAILLFVIAGLAEIGGGYLVWLWLRESRPLWYGLVGSLILISYGIIPTLQKFPSFGRVYAAYGGVFIVLAVLWGWLVDKKTPDVYDWVGAVICVIGVSVILWAPRH, translated from the coding sequence ATGGTTGCTGCCATTCTGCTATTTGTAATTGCCGGCCTTGCTGAGATTGGAGGCGGATACTTAGTATGGTTATGGCTAAGAGAATCACGACCTCTCTGGTACGGTTTGGTAGGTTCTTTGATTCTGATTAGCTATGGCATTATTCCTACGTTGCAGAAGTTTCCGTCCTTCGGAAGAGTGTATGCAGCTTACGGCGGGGTGTTTATCGTGCTTGCTGTGTTATGGGGCTGGCTAGTAGACAAGAAAACACCCGATGTATATGACTGGGTTGGTGCTGTTATTTGTGTGATCGGCGTATCGGTCATTCTTTGGGCGCCTAGACACTAG
- a CDS encoding D-alanine--D-alanine ligase, which yields MKVGVIMGGVSSEYEVSMNSGREILKNLDPNKYEVTPIVITKREELIEQAKGIDIALLALHGAYGEDGTVQGTLETMGIPYTGSGVLSSSICMDKDLSKKLMRCSGVNTADWLCWDSMKDYSQEAVERIGYPVMVKPCSGGSSIGMEKVSSSEELLSAVQKAFACDQSILIESYIQGQEITCSILNGEMLPVLGITSAHAEWFDYSAKYEDGGADERVIDLPAEVYERVRDAALTCYKALKCSVYARVDMLIKDGIPYMLEVNTLPGMTKASLLPKSAQAAGYTFSGLLDEIISLSLTEKSPKEEVLSHA from the coding sequence ATGAAGGTAGGCGTAATTATGGGCGGGGTGTCCTCAGAGTATGAGGTATCCATGAATAGCGGTAGAGAGATTTTAAAGAATCTAGATCCCAATAAATATGAGGTTACTCCAATAGTGATCACCAAGCGTGAAGAGCTTATTGAGCAGGCAAAAGGAATCGATATCGCGCTGCTTGCGCTCCACGGAGCTTACGGAGAGGACGGTACGGTTCAGGGGACGCTGGAGACGATGGGGATTCCTTATACGGGTAGTGGCGTTTTGTCTAGCAGCATTTGTATGGATAAAGATCTTTCCAAAAAGCTTATGCGCTGCTCAGGCGTCAATACGGCGGATTGGCTGTGCTGGGATAGTATGAAGGATTATTCTCAAGAAGCCGTAGAGCGGATTGGATATCCTGTTATGGTGAAGCCATGTTCAGGCGGTTCGAGTATCGGTATGGAAAAGGTGAGCAGTAGCGAGGAGCTGTTGAGCGCAGTACAGAAGGCTTTTGCTTGTGATCAGTCGATTCTGATCGAGAGCTACATTCAAGGCCAGGAAATTACTTGCTCTATTCTAAATGGAGAGATGCTGCCCGTTTTGGGAATCACCTCGGCGCATGCGGAGTGGTTCGATTACAGTGCGAAATACGAAGATGGCGGGGCAGACGAACGGGTCATTGATCTACCAGCTGAGGTGTATGAGCGAGTACGTGATGCAGCCTTAACTTGCTACAAAGCACTAAAATGCAGCGTGTACGCAAGGGTGGATATGCTCATTAAGGATGGTATTCCATATATGCTGGAGGTGAACACATTACCGGGCATGACGAAGGCGAGTCTTTTACCAAAAAGCGCGCAAGCGGCAGGTTACACCTTCAGCGGACTGCTGGACGAGATCATTTCCCTTTCCCTAACAGAAAAGAGTCCGAAAGAAGAGGTGCTCAGCCATGCATAA
- the cobU gene encoding bifunctional adenosylcobinamide kinase/adenosylcobinamide-phosphate guanylyltransferase: MSILVTGGARSGKSGFAEKLMSSLTDQAFYVATGQAFDDEMNERIALHQHQRLESGYAWETLEEPYDLPDLLKRLSGEKAVLVDCLTLWLSNVLLAMEGFTDRQELIESEITRLEDSVRTFQGNLILVTNEVGDGIVPEYALGRLYRDLAGRMNALLARQCEQVFLVTAGISIELKSREYRL, encoded by the coding sequence ATGAGTATTCTTGTAACGGGAGGCGCGCGTAGCGGGAAAAGTGGTTTTGCAGAAAAACTGATGTCGTCACTGACAGATCAGGCCTTCTATGTTGCAACCGGACAAGCATTTGATGATGAAATGAATGAACGGATTGCACTGCATCAGCATCAGCGTTTGGAGAGCGGATATGCCTGGGAGACGCTTGAAGAGCCCTATGATTTGCCGGATCTTCTTAAGCGTTTATCTGGTGAAAAGGCGGTTCTCGTAGATTGTCTAACGTTGTGGTTATCTAATGTACTGCTAGCCATGGAAGGATTTACGGATAGGCAAGAGTTGATTGAGAGCGAGATTACAAGACTTGAAGACAGTGTGCGAACATTTCAAGGAAACCTCATTTTGGTCACTAATGAGGTGGGGGACGGTATTGTTCCGGAGTATGCGCTTGGCCGATTGTACCGTGATCTGGCAGGACGCATGAACGCACTGCTTGCTCGTCAATGCGAGCAGGTTTTTCTAGTGACTGCAGGCATTTCAATTGAACTTAAGAGCAGGGAGTATCGTCTATGA